AACATTTACGAATGATTATCTTAAATCAATGTGCGTTAAATATTCTCGCATTGTTATTGAGCCAAATTGTCTGAATGAAACTGCACTGAACGAGTTTATCAGTTGCACTACACAATATGTCTCTCGATATCGCTGCACAACTAGTATGAaagtgaatattttaattgtttcacaAACCTTAGCCTTGCATCAGTATCAGTGTCTATTTGTGAACAGTGCTTCATCTAAATTTAAAGAGAATATCTATGATGTCCTTGATGAATTAACGGAATTCATTACTGCTGTTGGCCTCTCTACTGAATACATTATTACGATACTTGGTCAATTGGGAAGAGAAGTTCTTCGAGCTGTTAAGAAGCTCGCAAGGACacgtgaaattaaaattattataatcgAGGAACCAGCCGAAGAAGACCCATCTGAAGATTGTTCCTTCGTTCGTGATCTTaccaatgaagcaaaaaagcagTTATTTGAGCAGCACAACTTAAAACTTTTTGGAACGACTATAGCCCTCAACAATATTGTGAGAGAAACTGATAGTTTGAGTctgttatttaatgttttagaaAAATATGACGATACAGACGTGAGAGAAAATTATAACTTTAATCTGCAGaactttgaaaaaattaaatcgtgGTATATTCCACGATCGTTTGTACCATACTCCGAGGAAAACCGGGAGGCTGAACAATATTTGACTGAAAACGAAATCACAGCATCACTGCTAAAATCTGTCTTACCTTTGAAGGATGAAGCGTGTAACCTTCCAGATGATTTAAAGTGCGAGGACAATGTGAAAGTGCACATCTTTTTAGACGAAGCAGGATATGGAAAATCCACCTACTTTACGTGGCTAGCATCGGCAATATCGAACGATAATTCTTCTATGTTTATTGTACGTATGAACGCTCTGCAATATTCCTctgatttcttttatttacaaGCGTTGGATCCTAAAACCATCCATGATACAGAAGTAGTAAGGATCCTCTATCGTCTACTGCATCTTACCTTGTTTGTGTGCAATATTCACAATCGAGCTGTTGCAGACTTCGAtaaggaaagagagaaagctGATCGAACCGCAAAACTTTTAACGTTCTCGGATGGAAAAATTATCCTTGACGAAACCAATCCTGATGTGTCAAAACTACCTTTACAAGAACTGCTGGAGCTACgattgtttcaaaacaaatttaacgaaaataaatttatttgtttattggaTGGATTTGATGAAATTGTCCCGCATTATAAGGATTtcgtaatgaaatattttgcaagGCTATCCAACTTTGAAGGCATTCGAAATCTGTACATTTCGACTAGGCCGTATAATTTTAGAGAAGAACTGAAACAAACGTTTTCGGTTGGCAAGTTGTGGCGACTGGAGCCGTTTTCCCAAAGAGATCGAATACTGTTTTTGAACAACTATGTAGAGCATGAATTAGAAggttacaaaaaaagcaatgaagaccataaaatttccattttagaaaaaatgtatACTCTTACGACCTACAGTATacaagaatttaaaataataccaCTTTTTCTGCACATGGCTGCAAAACTTTCACtctcaaaaattaaaattcacctAAACgctcaaaaacaaacaaccgttTTCAAACTTTTGGTGGATACAAAGTTCGATCAATTACAAGTTATAAGcaattttgttgaagaaaaattaagaaTACTAAATCACGAGAAAGCTGGTACAATTCAGTCTACTGCAAAGTATCCCGTTCAAATAATGAAGAACGaggaagtaaacaaacaaacaaaacgacgtCATAATATTTTGGGCATGTTAGTCATATTTAACATAGGAGTGATAACTAGGTTGTTGTCTGACCAGGAACAGCAGGAAGCTATCGAATTCATGCAAGATGTAGCAAGAAGTAATGAGAAAACTGGCATCATTCAAGATGTTTGCGATAATATTCCTCGTTTTACTCATCGAATTTTCGCTGAGTACTTTACGGCGTGCTGGTTGtacgaaaatagaaaaattatagaaaataaaagctttttcCGATCGCGCTCATATTGGACTACGGAGCTACATCGAGTTCGGGACTTTCATAATCGAATGATTTTAAGCGACAGTAAAGGATGCGATATTCACATGGCTGTAATTAATCAATCAGAACATCAGGTTCGTGAATTGTTGTCGGCAAACTTTTCTGCTGCATCTGTAGAGGATGCAGTTGGACGATTACCGCTTCACTTGGCAATGATTTACCCATCCAGAGCAATTGAGAACTTTTTAATAAGTAAAACGCCGATTCAGTCAATCAATTTGCAAGATAAACTTCTTCATTGGACCGCTTTAGATTATGCATTTGCAATGAGATCTGACACATCAATCAAAAACCTATTGTTTGCTGGGGTGACTGTTAATGGGGACACCTTACTTCAACAAATCGTATCTAACAACCTGAAGGATTTGATGCTTAACGCTCATGATTATGGAAAATGGTTAAGCAATCATGAAAGCTACAAAATGGTCGTAATAAAGCTTCACTTGGATTTAATTAAGAATTTGGCAactgaaaaacaaattgacaTTTTTTCTACTCACAAAGACCTTGATTCCTTGACTGTTGTAGAATTCTGCGTAAAGTACAATATGGTCGGTGTATTTAAACAACTTATGACCCAAATTGAAATTCGTGAAAAAATTTTAGCAGATCAATCACAGCACTTGTTGCAGATGGCAATCGATAGCAATGCTTCTGAAATCGAGACGTACCTAGCCAGCCAATGTAACATGCCTTtgttacaaacaaataatagtGCAGAACTTATTGCTGCTTTGAAATCCACAATTAAACTTAATCAAATGATcccatttaaaatcattttccaacaACTTTGCCACCAACTCAATATTACTGTGATTAAAGATGTAAAAATTGTCGAGGACATTCATGATCCTAGTAACAACAACATAGCATCGCTCGACAAAGTTGATTATCCAAAGGTTTGTTGCGTACGGAGTTCTAATAACGTTCGATTATCGTTACCTGAATACGACGAAAAAGATATCCTGCATAAAGGATACCTCGTCGAAGCTCTTCTTGCTAGAGCAGTACATGAGGGACACATCCAGATAGTCAAATACATTGTTCAGAAGAACAACATGGTCATTACTAACAGACTCATTGTTATGGTCATGAGATTGTTACCGAAAGGCTATACAGTATGTCATGAAAAATCGATGTCTGCATTCATATATCTACTTG
The DNA window shown above is from Anopheles funestus chromosome 3RL, idAnoFuneDA-416_04, whole genome shotgun sequence and carries:
- the LOC125767195 gene encoding uncharacterized protein LOC125767195 isoform X3 — encoded protein: MKVNILIVSQTLALHQYQCLFVNSASSKFKENIYDVLDELTEFITAVGLSTEYIITILGQLGREVLRAVKKLARTREIKIIIIEEPAEEDPSEDCSFVRDLTNEAKKQLFEQHNLKLFGTTIALNNIVRETDSLSLLFNVLEKYDDTDVRENYNFNLQNFEKIKSWYIPRSFVPYSEENREAEQYLTENEITASLLKSVLPLKDEACNLPDDLKCEDNVKVHIFLDEAGYGKSTYFTWLASAISNDNSSMFIVRMNALQYSSDFFYLQALDPKTIHDTEVVRILYRLLHLTLFVCNIHNRAVADFDKEREKADRTAKLLTFSDGKIILDETNPDVSKLPLQELLELRLFQNKFNENKFICLLDGFDEIVPHYKDFVMKYFARLSNFEGIRNLYISTRPYNFREELKQTFSVGKLWRLEPFSQRDRILFLNNYVEHELEGYKKSNEDHKISILEKMYTLTTYSIQEFKIIPLFLHMAAKLSLSKIKIHLNAQKQTTVFKLLVDTKFDQLQVISNFVEEKLRILNHEKAGTIQSTAKYPVQIMKNEEVNKQTKRRHNILGMLVIFNIGVITRLLSDQEQQEAIEFMQDVARSNEKTGIIQDVCDNIPRFTHRIFAEYFTACWLYENRKIIENKSFFRSRSYWTTELHRVRDFHNRMILSDSKGCDIHMAVINQSEHQVRELLSANFSAASVEDAVGRLPLHLAMIYPSRAIENFLISKTPIQSINLQDKLLHWTALDYAFAMRSDTSIKNLLFAGVTVNGDTLLQQIVSNNLKDLMLNAHDYGKWLSNHESYKMVVIKLHLDLIKNLATEKQIDIFSTHKDLDSLTVVEFCVKYNMVGVFKQLMTQIEIREKILADQSQHLLQMAIDSNASEIETYLASQCNMPLLQTNNSAELIAALKSTIKLNQMIPFKIIFQQLCHQLNITVIKDVKIVEDIHDPSNNNIASLDKVDYPKVCCVRSSNNVRLSLPEYDEKDILHKGYLVEALLARAVHEGHIQIVKYIVQKNNMVITNRLIVMVMRLLPKGYTVCHEKSMSAFIYLLDKTTDRNATDDEGRSLLHMTAQNGCFFMLHCMIAKGCDPAEVNTRNGWNVFHYVAFNQDEDRSDNILEFLLKYCGMDWFHHLDTLVDSDKIKTSNNESINTTMNPKNGKNNKLNKNRHALLAMFAIFRKDDLTSLLSDEELQEAIRCMQDVAQGNEKSDIIKGVKGYNPEFTLRIFAEYFAASWIYSNKHRMKSQSFFRSWKYWNGTVQRTRSLFNHMIVRDSEGCDIHMAVINESVQQVRALVSKKKFSSTLVKDSVGRLPLHLAVIGRSKAIKDRLIKNTPLPSINAKDELFEWSALDYAFASGYGITTTDLLTAGAAVNRDTLFQQIISNDIRDLLSNAHNYGKWLHGREKTKKIANQLHIQLVEYLLNEKHLDVFSLREELDTLTILEFCTKHNMVSIVKLLMNQTEHQ
- the LOC125767195 gene encoding uncharacterized protein LOC125767195 isoform X6 codes for the protein MKVNILIVSQTLALHQYQCLFVNSASSKFKENIYDVLDELTEFITAVGLSTEYIITILGQLGREVLRAVKKLARTREIKIIIIEEPAEEDPSEDCSFVRDLTNEAKKQLFEQHNLKLFGTTIALNNIVRETDSLSLLFNVLEKYDDTDVRENYNFNLQNFEKIKSWYIPRSFVPYSEENREAEQYLTENEITASLLKSVLPLKDEACNLPDDLKCEDNVKVHIFLDEAGYGKSTYFTWLASAISNDNSSMFIVRMNALQYSSDFFYLQALDPKTIHDTEVVRILYRLLHLTLFVCNIHNRAVADFDKEREKADRTAKLLTFSDGKIILDETNPDVSKLPLQELLELRLFQNKFNENKFICLLDGFDEIVPHYKDFVMKYFARLSNFEGIRNLYISTRPYNFREELKQTFSVGKLWRLEPFSQRDRILFLNNYVEHELEGYKKSNEDHKISILEKMYTLTTYSIQEFKIIPLFLHMAAKLSLSKIKIHLNAQKQTTVFKLLVDTKFDQLQVISNFVEEKLRILNHEKAGTIQSTAKYPVQIMKNEEVNKQTKRRHNILGMLVIFNIGVITRLLSDQEQQEAIEFMQDVARSNEKTGIIQDVCDNIPRFTHRIFAEYFTACWLYENRKIIENKSFFRSRSYWTTELHRVRDFHNRMILSDSKGCDIHMAVINQSEHQVRELLSANFSAASVEDAVGRLPLHLAMIYPSRAIENFLISKTPIQSINLQDKLLHWTALDYAFAMRSDTSIKNLLFAGVTVNGDTLLQQIVSNNLKDLMLNAHDYGKWLSNHESYKMVVIKLHLDLIKNLATEKQIDIFSTHKDLDSLTVVEFCVKYNMVGVFKQLMTQIEIREKILADQSQHLLQMAIDSNASEIETYLASQCNMPLLQTNNSAELIAALKSTIKLNQMIPFKIIFQQLCHQLNITVIKDVKIVEDIHDPSNNNIASLDKVDYPKVCCVRSSNNVRLSLPEYDEKDILHKGYLVEALLARAVHEGHIQIVKYIVQKNNMVITNRLIVMVMRLLPKGYTVCHEKSMSAFIYLLDKTTDRNATDDEGRSLLHMTAQNGCFFMLHCMIAKGCDPAEVNTRNGWNVFHYVAFNQDEDRSDQILEFLLKYCGMDWFHHLDTLVDSDILEISNNESINTTMNPNNGKTNKLNKNRHALLAMFAIFSKDDLTSLLSDEELQEAIRCMQDVAQGNEKSDIIKGVKGYNPEFTLRIFAEYFAASWIYSNKHRMKSQSFFRSWKYWNGTVQRTRSLFNHMIVRDSEGCDIHMAVINESVQQVRALVSKKKFSSTLVKDSVGRLPLHLAVIGRSKAIKDRLIKNTPLPSINAKDELFEWSALDYAFASGYGITTTDLLTAGAAVNRDTLFQQIISNDIRDLLSNAHNYGKWLHGREKTKKIANQLHIQLVEYLLNEKHLDVFSLREELDTLTILEFCTKHNMVSIVKLLMNQTEHQ
- the LOC125767195 gene encoding uncharacterized protein LOC125767195 isoform X4, which gives rise to MKVNILIVSQTLALHQYQCLFVNSASSKFKENIYDVLDELTEFITAVGLSTEYIITILGQLGREVLRAVKKLARTREIKIIIIEEPAEEDPSEDCSFVRDLTNEAKKQLFEQHNLKLFGTTIALNNIVRETDSLSLLFNVLEKYDDTDVRENYNFNLQNFEKIKSWYIPRSFVPYSEENREAEQYLTENEITASLLKSVLPLKDEACNLPDDLKCEDNVKVHIFLDEAGYGKSTYFTWLASAISNDNSSMFIVRMNALQYSSDFFYLQALDPKTIHDTEVVRILYRLLHLTLFVCNIHNRAVADFDKEREKADRTAKLLTFSDGKIILDETNPDVSKLPLQELLELRLFQNKFNENKFICLLDGFDEIVPHYKDFVMKYFARLSNFEGIRNLYISTRPYNFREELKQTFSVGKLWRLEPFSQRDRILFLNNYVEHELEGYKKSNEDHKISILEKMYTLTTYSIQEFKIIPLFLHMAAKLSLSKIKIHLNAQKQTTVFKLLVDTKFDQLQVISNFVEEKLRILNHEKAGTIQSTAKYPVQIMKNEEVNKQTKRRHNILGMLVIFNIGVITRLLSDQEQQEAIEFMQDVARSNEKTGIIQDVCDNIPRFTHRIFAEYFTACWLYENRKIIENKSFFRSRSYWTTELHRVRDFHNRMILSDSKGCDIHMAVINQSEHQVRELLSANFSAASVEDAVGRLPLHLAMIYPSRAIENFLISKTPIQSINLQDKLLHWTALDYAFAMRSDTSIKNLLFAGVTVNGDTLLQQIVSNNLKDLMLNAHDYGKWLSNHESYKMVVIKLHLDLIKNLATEKQIDIFSTHKDLDSLTVVEFCVKYNMVGVFKQLMTQIEIREKILADQSQHLLQMAIDSNASEIETYLASQCNMPLLQTNNSAELIAALKSTIKLNQMIPFKIIFQQLCHQLNITVIKDVKIVEDIHDPSNNNIASLDKVDYPKVCCVRSSNNVRLSLPEYDEKDILHKGYLVEALLARAVHEGHIQIVKYIVQKNNMVITNRLIVMVMRLLPKGYTVCHEKSMSAFIYLLDKTTDRNATDDEGRSLLHMTAQNGCFFMLHCMIAKGCDPAEVNTRNGWNVFHYVAFNQDEDRSDKILEFLLKYCGMDWFRHLDTLVDSDKIKTSNNESINTTMNPNNGKNNKLNKNRHALLAMFAIFRKDDLTSLLSDKESQEATRCMQDVAQGNEKSDIIKGVKGYNPEFTLRIFAEYFAASWIYSNKHRMKSQSFFRSWKYWNGTVQRTRSLFNHMIVRDSEGCDIHMAVINESVQQVRALVSKKKFSSTLVKDSVGRLPLHLAVIGRSKAIKDRLIKNTPLPSINAKDELFEWSALDYAFASGYGITTTDLLTAGAAVNRDTLFQQIISNDIRDLLSNAHNYGKWLHGREKTKKIANQLHIQLVEYLLNEKHLDVFSLREELDTLTILEFCTKHNMVSIVKLLMNQTEHQ
- the LOC125767195 gene encoding uncharacterized protein LOC125767195 isoform X1 translates to MKVNILIVSQTLALHQYQCLFVNSASSKFKENIYDVLDELTEFITAVGLSTEYIITILGQLGREVLRAVKKLARTREIKIIIIEEPAEEDPSEDCSFVRDLTNEAKKQLFEQHNLKLFGTTIALNNIVRETDSLSLLFNVLEKYDDTDVRENYNFNLQNFEKIKSWYIPRSFVPYSEENREAEQYLTENEITASLLKSVLPLKDEACNLPDDLKCEDNVKVHIFLDEAGYGKSTYFTWLASAISNDNSSMFIVRMNALQYSSDFFYLQALDPKTIHDTEVVRILYRLLHLTLFVCNIHNRAVADFDKEREKADRTAKLLTFSDGKIILDETNPDVSKLPLQELLELRLFQNKFNENKFICLLDGFDEIVPHYKDFVMKYFARLSNFEGIRNLYISTRPYNFREELKQTFSVGKLWRLEPFSQRDRILFLNNYVEHELEGYKKSNEDHKISILEKMYTLTTYSIQEFKIIPLFLHMAAKLSLSKIKIHLNAQKQTTVFKLLVDTKFDQLQVISNFVEEKLRILNHEKAGTIQSTAKYPVQIMKNEEVNKQTKRRHNILGMLVIFNIGVITRLLSDQEQQEAIEFMQDVARSNEKTGIIQDVCDNIPRFTHRIFAEYFTACWLYENRKIIENKSFFRSRSYWTTELHRVRDFHNRMILSDSKGCDIHMAVINQSEHQVRELLSANFSAASVEDAVGRLPLHLAMIYPSRAIENFLISKTPIQSINLQDKLLHWTALDYAFAMRSDTSIKNLLFAGVTVNGDTLLQQIVSNNLKDLMLNAHDYGKWLSNHESYKMVVIKLHLDLIKNLATEKQIDIFSTHKDLDSLTVVEFCVKYNMVGVFKQLMTQIEIREKILADQSQHLLQMAIDSNASEIETYLASQCNMPLLQTNNSAELIAALKSTIKLNQMIPFKIIFQQLCHQLNITVIKDVKIVEDIHDPSNNNIASLDKVDYPKVCCVRSSNNVRLSLPEYDEKDILHKGYLVEALLARAVHEGHIQIVKYIVQKNNMVITNRLIVMVMRLLPKGYTVCHEKSMSAFIYLLDKTTDRNATDDEGRSLLHMTAQNGCFFMLHCMIAKGCDPAEVNTRNGWNVFHYVAFNQDEDRSDKILEFLLKYCGMDWFRHLDTLVDSDKIKTSNNESINTTMNPNNGKNNKLNKNRHALLAMFAIFRKDDLTSLLSDKESQEATRCMQDVAQGNAKSDIIKGVKGYNPEFTLRIFAEYFAASWIYSNKHRMKSQSFFRSWKYWNGTVQRTRSLFNHMIVRDSEGCDIHMAVINESVQQVRALVSKKKFSSTLVKDSVGRLPLHLAVIGRSKAIKDRLIKNTPLPSINAKDELFEWSALDYAFASGYGITTTDLLTAGAAVNRDTLFQQIISNDIRDLLSNAHNYGKWLHGREKTKKIANQLHIQLVEYLLNEKHLDVFSLREELDTLTILEFCTKHNMVSIVKLLMNQTEHQ
- the LOC125767195 gene encoding uncharacterized protein LOC125767195 isoform X2, producing MKVNILIVSQTLALHQYQCLFVNSASSKFKENIYDVLDELTEFITAVGLSTEYIITILGQLGREVLRAVKKLARTREIKIIIIEEPAEEDPSEDCSFVRDLTNEAKKQLFEQHNLKLFGTTIALNNIVRETDSLSLLFNVLEKYDDTDVRENYNFNLQNFEKIKSWYIPRSFVPYSEENREAEQYLTENEITASLLKSVLPLKDEACNLPDDLKCEDNVKVHIFLDEAGYGKSTYFTWLASAISNDNSSMFIVRMNALQYSSDFFYLQALDPKTIHDTEVVRILYRLLHLTLFVCNIHNRAVADFDKEREKADRTAKLLTFSDGKIILDETNPDVSKLPLQELLELRLFQNKFNENKFICLLDGFDEIVPHYKDFVMKYFARLSNFEGIRNLYISTRPYNFREELKQTFSVGKLWRLEPFSQRDRILFLNNYVEHELEGYKKSNEDHKISILEKMYTLTTYSIQEFKIIPLFLHMAAKLSLSKIKIHLNAQKQTTVFKLLVDTKFDQLQVISNFVEEKLRILNHEKAGTIQSTAKYPVQIMKNEEVNKQTKRRHNILGMLVIFNIGVITRLLSDQEQQEAIEFMQDVARSNEKTGIIQDVCDNIPRFTHRIFAEYFTACWLYENRKIIENKSFFRSRSYWTTELHRVRDFHNRMILSDSKGCDIHMAVINQSEHQVRELLSANFSAASVEDAVGRLPLHLAMIYPSRAIENFLISKTPIQSINLQDKLLHWTALDYAFAMRSDTSIKNLLFAGVTVNGDTLLQQIVSNNLKDLMLNAHDYGKWLSNHESYKMVVIKLHLDLIKNLATEKQIDIFSTHKDLDSLTVVEFCVKYNMVGVFKQLMTQIEIREKILADQSQHLLQMAIDSNASEIETYLASQCNMPLLQTNNSAELIAALKSTIKLNQMIPFKIIFQQLCHQLNITVIKDVKIVEDIHDPSNNNIASLDKVDYPKVCCVRSSNNVRLSLPEYDEKDILHKGYLVEALLARAVHEGHIQIVKYIVQKNNMVITNRLIVMVMRLLPKGYTVCHEKSMSAFIYLLDKTTDRNATDDEGRSLLHMTAQNGCFFMLHCMIAKGFDPAEVNTRNGWNVFHYVAFNQDEDRSDQILEFLLKYCGMDWFHHLDTLVDSDILEISNNESINTTMNPNNGKTNKLNKNRHALLAMFAIFSKDDLTSLLSDEELQEAIRCMQDVAQGNEKSDIIKGVKGYNPEFTLRIFAEYFAASWIYSNKHRMKSQSFFRSWKYWNGTVQRTRSLFNHMIVRDSEGCDIHMAVINESVQQVRALVSKKKFSSTLVKDSVGRLPLHLAVIGRSKAIKDRLIKNTPLPSINAKDELFEWSALDYAFASGYGITTTDLLTAGAAVNRDTLFQQIISNDIRDLLSNAHNYGKWLHGREKTKKIANQLHIQLVEYLLNEKHLDVFSLREELDTLTILEFCTKHNMVSIVKLLMNQTEHQ